One Glycine max cultivar Williams 82 chromosome 6, Glycine_max_v4.0, whole genome shotgun sequence DNA segment encodes these proteins:
- the LOC102662940 gene encoding uncharacterized protein, with the protein MKRKYEGFVRVKRAQLQALRRDFETLAMKDGESVTTYFARTMEISNKMWFHDEKMTDVTMVEKILRSLTTNFNYVVCSIEESKDIDVLSIDELQSSLLVHEQKIHRSSTTEE; encoded by the coding sequence ATGAAGAGAAAATATGAAGGCTTTGTCAGAGTGAAGCGTGCACAGCTTCAAGCCTTGAGGAGAGATTTTGAGACACTGGCTATGAAGGATGGAGAATCTGTGACAACCTATTTTGCAAGAACAATGGAGATTAGTAACAAGATGTGGTTCCATGACGAAAAGATGACAGATGTCACTATGGTTGAGAAGATTTTGCGCTCCCTAACAACAAATTTCAATTATGTTGTTTGCTCAATTGAAGAGTCAAAAGACATAGATGTGTTGTCTATTGATGAATTGCAAAGCTCCTTGTTGGTTCATGAACAGAAAATACACAGAAGCTCTACCACAGAGGAGTGA